In a single window of the Pandoraea pulmonicola genome:
- the oxlT gene encoding oxalate/formate MFS antiporter has translation MQAAAQPEEKTSFLGGRWSQLVIGIICMGLVANLQYSWTLFVEPMQAKHHWGIAAIQVAFSIFIVVETWLVPIEGWLVDRFGPRPVVAGGAVCVAVSWIMYSYAETLAVLYTAAVIAGIGAGCVYGTCVGNALKWFPDKRGLAAGLTAAGFGAGAAITVIPIANMIRESGYEAAFFNFGIVQGAAIFLLALMLVKPRVPKGITVSRRNLATKVDYTSGQMIRTPVFWVIYACFVAVAAGGLMATAQIGPIAKDYGIASMPMTLFGATLPLLTMTLSIDNLCNGFTRPLCGFVSDKIGRENAMFIIFLGEGVAMLGLMHFGQNPYMFVFFAAMTFLCWGEIFSIFPALCADTFGSKNAASNAGTLYTAKGTAALLVPLASVLAVGGHWDRVFIAAAVISITAAVAAKFLLAPMRRRWIEDQNRPEATTSASSVAIGAPAGE, from the coding sequence ATGCAAGCAGCCGCACAACCGGAGGAGAAAACCTCTTTTCTGGGAGGGCGCTGGTCACAACTGGTGATCGGCATCATCTGTATGGGCCTGGTGGCCAATCTGCAGTATTCGTGGACGTTGTTCGTCGAGCCGATGCAGGCGAAGCATCACTGGGGCATCGCGGCCATCCAGGTGGCGTTCTCGATCTTCATTGTGGTGGAAACGTGGCTCGTGCCGATCGAGGGCTGGCTGGTCGATCGCTTCGGCCCGCGGCCGGTCGTGGCGGGCGGCGCGGTGTGCGTCGCCGTGTCGTGGATCATGTATTCGTACGCCGAGACGCTGGCCGTGCTGTACACGGCGGCGGTCATCGCCGGTATCGGTGCGGGTTGCGTCTACGGCACGTGCGTGGGCAACGCCCTCAAGTGGTTCCCGGACAAGCGCGGTCTGGCGGCCGGTCTGACGGCGGCGGGTTTCGGCGCCGGCGCGGCCATCACGGTCATTCCGATTGCGAACATGATCCGCGAGTCGGGCTACGAGGCGGCGTTCTTCAACTTCGGCATCGTGCAGGGCGCGGCGATCTTTCTGCTCGCGCTGATGCTGGTCAAGCCGCGTGTGCCGAAGGGCATCACCGTCTCGCGTCGCAACCTGGCGACGAAGGTCGACTACACCTCGGGCCAGATGATCCGTACGCCGGTGTTCTGGGTGATCTACGCGTGCTTCGTGGCGGTGGCGGCCGGTGGTCTGATGGCGACGGCGCAAATCGGTCCGATCGCGAAGGACTACGGCATTGCATCGATGCCCATGACGCTGTTCGGCGCGACGTTGCCGCTGCTGACGATGACGCTGTCGATCGACAACCTGTGCAACGGCTTCACGCGTCCGCTGTGCGGTTTCGTTTCGGACAAGATCGGTCGCGAGAACGCCATGTTCATCATCTTCCTTGGAGAAGGCGTGGCGATGCTCGGGTTGATGCACTTTGGTCAGAACCCGTACATGTTCGTGTTCTTCGCGGCGATGACCTTCCTGTGCTGGGGAGAGATCTTCTCGATCTTCCCGGCGCTGTGCGCGGACACATTCGGCAGCAAGAATGCGGCGTCCAACGCCGGCACGCTGTACACGGCGAAGGGCACGGCGGCGCTGCTGGTGCCGCTGGCATCCGTGCTGGCCGTCGGCGGTCATTGGGATCGCGTGTTCATCGCCGCCGCCGTGATCAGCATCACGGCGGCCGTGGCGGCGAAGTTCCTGCTCGCGCCGATGCGCCGTCGCTGGATCGAAGACCAGAATCGTCCGGAAGCGACGACGAGCGCTTCATCGGTGGCGATCGGTGCGCCTGCAGGCGAGTGA
- the fdxA gene encoding ferredoxin FdxA, with protein MTHVVTESCIKCKFTDCVDVCPVDCFREGPNFLAIDPNECIDCAVCVAECPVNAIYAEEDVPGDQQEFIALNAELSPNWPSIVKTKTPLADADQWKDVTDKLHLLER; from the coding sequence ATGACCCACGTTGTCACCGAAAGCTGCATCAAATGTAAATTCACCGACTGTGTGGACGTTTGCCCCGTGGACTGCTTCCGCGAGGGGCCGAACTTCCTTGCGATCGATCCGAACGAGTGCATCGATTGCGCCGTCTGCGTGGCCGAGTGCCCGGTGAATGCCATTTATGCCGAAGAGGACGTGCCGGGCGACCAGCAGGAATTCATCGCGCTCAACGCCGAGCTCTCGCCGAACTGGCCGAGCATCGTGAAGACGAAGACGCCGCTGGCCGATGCCGATCAATGGAAGGACGTGACCGACAAGCTGCATCTGCTCGAGCGCTGA
- the pncB gene encoding nicotinate phosphoribosyltransferase: MIITSLLDTDLYKFTMMQVVLHHFPAAQVEYRFKCRTEGVDLTPYVDEIRDEIRLLCGLRFTESELRYLGAMRFIKSDFIDFLDLFHLNEKYITVQPSAKRNGEIDIVIQGPWLHTILFEIPVLAIVNEVYFRNTQRTPAYEEGRQRLRDKICMLAEPVDYRDCKIADYGTRRRFSKEWHEEVILTLRDELGEQFAGTSNVYYAAKLGLTPLGTMAHEYLQACQALGPRLRDSQIFGFETWAKEYRGDLGIALSDVYGMSAFLRDFDMYFCKLFDGARHDSGDPFAWGERLLEHYAQNRVDAHTKTMIFSDGLDIPKVLQLFERFRDRCKLAFGVGTNLTNDLGYQPLQIVIKMVRCNGQPVAKLSDSPGKNMCDDDAYLAYLRQVFEIAPEPAAGH; encoded by the coding sequence ATGATCATTACGTCGCTGCTCGATACCGATCTCTACAAGTTCACGATGATGCAGGTGGTGCTGCATCACTTTCCGGCCGCCCAGGTCGAGTACCGCTTCAAGTGCCGCACCGAAGGCGTCGATCTCACGCCCTATGTCGACGAGATTCGCGACGAAATCCGCCTGCTCTGCGGATTGCGCTTCACCGAGTCGGAACTGCGCTATCTCGGTGCAATGCGCTTCATCAAGAGCGACTTCATCGACTTTCTCGATCTCTTCCACCTGAACGAGAAGTACATCACCGTGCAGCCGTCGGCCAAGCGCAACGGCGAGATCGACATCGTCATCCAGGGGCCGTGGCTGCACACGATCCTGTTCGAGATCCCGGTGCTGGCCATCGTCAACGAGGTCTACTTCCGCAACACGCAGCGCACGCCGGCGTACGAAGAAGGGCGTCAGCGGCTCAGGGACAAGATCTGCATGCTCGCCGAGCCGGTGGATTATCGCGACTGCAAGATTGCCGACTACGGCACGCGCCGCCGCTTCTCCAAGGAGTGGCACGAGGAGGTCATCCTCACCCTGCGCGACGAACTCGGCGAGCAGTTTGCGGGCACGAGCAACGTGTACTACGCGGCAAAGCTCGGCCTCACCCCGCTGGGCACGATGGCGCACGAGTATCTGCAAGCCTGTCAGGCACTCGGCCCGCGGCTGCGCGACTCGCAGATCTTCGGCTTCGAGACGTGGGCGAAGGAGTATCGTGGCGATCTGGGCATCGCGCTGTCCGACGTGTACGGCATGTCCGCGTTCCTGCGCGACTTCGACATGTACTTCTGCAAGCTCTTCGATGGCGCGCGTCACGATTCCGGCGACCCGTTCGCCTGGGGCGAGCGGCTGCTCGAACACTACGCGCAGAACCGCGTCGACGCGCACACCAAGACCATGATCTTCTCGGACGGCCTCGACATTCCGAAGGTGCTCCAGCTGTTCGAGCGCTTCCGCGATCGCTGCAAACTGGCCTTCGGCGTAGGGACCAACCTCACCAACGATCTGGGCTATCAGCCGCTGCAGATCGTCATCAAGATGGTGCGCTGCAACGGCCAGCCGGTGGCCAAGCTCTCGGATTCACCGGGCAAGAACATGTGCGACGACGACGCCTACCTCGCCTATCTACGCCAGGTGTTCGAGATCGCGCCGGAGCCGGCAGCGGGCCACTGA
- a CDS encoding LutC/YkgG family protein, whose product MDTSDARNRIFARIRNAQHRPDAARANEQAAAEDYLARHPQGPRPTMPGDLVATFIGKAEALSTTIARVPGMRDVPAAAATYLQANGLNTQAVAWPTLRELDWAGAGCHVEFRKPHGDDLVGITGCFCAIAETGALMMMSGPQTFASATLLPETHIAIVPASRIVAGHEDGFALMRSERGQLSRATNFIAGPSRTADIEQTLVLGAHGPYRVHVIVVDGA is encoded by the coding sequence ATGGACACCTCCGACGCCCGCAATCGCATCTTCGCCCGCATCCGAAATGCGCAGCATCGTCCCGATGCCGCGCGTGCGAACGAGCAGGCGGCGGCCGAGGACTATCTGGCGCGCCATCCGCAGGGACCGCGCCCGACGATGCCCGGCGATCTCGTCGCGACCTTCATCGGCAAGGCCGAAGCGCTGTCGACGACCATCGCCCGCGTGCCGGGTATGCGCGATGTGCCGGCCGCCGCCGCAACGTATCTGCAGGCCAACGGGCTCAACACGCAGGCCGTCGCGTGGCCGACGCTGCGCGAGCTCGACTGGGCAGGCGCGGGGTGCCACGTGGAATTCCGCAAGCCGCACGGCGACGATCTCGTCGGCATCACGGGTTGCTTCTGCGCCATCGCGGAGACTGGCGCACTGATGATGATGTCGGGGCCGCAGACGTTTGCTTCGGCCACACTGCTGCCGGAAACGCATATCGCCATCGTTCCCGCGTCGCGCATCGTCGCCGGCCATGAAGACGGATTCGCGCTCATGCGCAGCGAACGTGGTCAGCTCTCGCGTGCCACCAATTTCATTGCGGGACCGTCGCGCACCGCCGATATCGAACAAACGCTGGTGCTGGGCGCTCACGGGCCGTACCGCGTTCACGTGATCGTCGTCGACGGGGCCTGA
- a CDS encoding FadR/GntR family transcriptional regulator: protein MSSSPISDSAAASFAPVTPPPRLRLSDMVYEQLETMVVEGRLAPGSALPSERDLAQQMGVSRPSLREALLRLESRGLIVGRAGGGYLVANASQPLLAEPLSQLMSRHSKTVDDVLEMREVLEAKAVELAAERATPEDVARLAQALEALEAAYAAYAAERDGFDGEGDARGQSLLTRVPELDAHFHLALAEATHNLVLVHLMHAIFELLRGSVVDNYRAIVGHGADLAELIAQHRRIFNAVASHDAASAQRSLREHLTFIRNNSGDVEPN, encoded by the coding sequence ATGTCCTCTTCTCCCATCAGCGATTCCGCCGCCGCCAGCTTCGCGCCGGTGACGCCGCCGCCGCGGCTGCGTTTGTCCGACATGGTCTACGAGCAACTGGAGACGATGGTCGTCGAAGGGCGGCTGGCGCCGGGCTCGGCATTGCCGTCGGAGCGCGATCTTGCGCAGCAGATGGGCGTGTCGCGCCCCTCGTTGCGCGAGGCGCTGCTGCGGTTGGAGTCGCGCGGCCTGATCGTGGGTCGTGCCGGGGGCGGTTATCTGGTCGCGAACGCGAGCCAGCCACTGCTTGCCGAACCGCTCTCGCAACTGATGTCGCGGCATAGCAAGACGGTCGACGACGTCCTGGAAATGCGTGAGGTGCTCGAAGCGAAGGCCGTGGAACTGGCGGCCGAGCGCGCGACGCCCGAGGACGTGGCTCGTCTGGCCCAGGCGCTCGAAGCGCTCGAGGCCGCCTATGCCGCCTATGCCGCCGAGCGCGACGGCTTCGACGGCGAAGGCGATGCGCGCGGACAGTCGTTGCTCACGCGCGTGCCGGAGCTCGACGCACACTTCCATCTGGCCCTCGCCGAAGCCACGCACAATCTCGTGCTCGTGCATTTGATGCACGCGATCTTCGAGCTGCTGCGCGGCTCGGTGGTCGACAACTACCGTGCCATCGTCGGTCACGGCGCCGATCTGGCCGAGCTCATCGCTCAGCATCGCCGCATCTTCAATGCCGTGGCGTCGCATGACGCTGCCAGCGCGCAACGCTCGCTGCGCGAACACCTGACCTTCATCCGCAACAATTCGGGCGACGTCGAGCCGAACTGA
- the glcE gene encoding glycolate oxidase subunit GlcE, producing MPLDIQGGGTKRWYGQTPVGEPLDMRAYRGIVSYDPAELVITARAGTPLAQIEAALAERGQILPFEPPHFGPGATLGGCIAAGLAGPRRPHVGAPRDFVLGAVVMNGQGQVLHFGGQVMKNVAGYDVSRVLAGSLGTLGVLLELSIKVLPCPVAEATLRYEMSQAQAIDQLNRWGGQPLPLTGSAWHDGVLSVRLGGASAAIDAARIAMGGEHVGTVQAQAYWEALREQTHPFFADAPVVGEGQPLWRLSVPSTTPPLAHGDAHLIEWGGAQRWWITPRAADEVRTIAASVGGHATLFRHGDKTAGVFTSQPAALHAIGERLQEAFDPSRIFNRHRLYR from the coding sequence ATGCCGCTCGATATCCAGGGCGGCGGCACCAAGCGCTGGTACGGACAGACGCCCGTCGGCGAACCGCTCGACATGCGCGCCTATCGCGGCATCGTCTCGTACGACCCGGCCGAACTCGTCATCACGGCGCGCGCGGGCACACCGCTCGCGCAAATCGAAGCCGCGCTGGCCGAGCGCGGTCAGATCCTGCCGTTCGAGCCGCCGCATTTCGGCCCCGGCGCCACGCTTGGCGGATGTATCGCCGCGGGACTCGCCGGCCCACGCCGCCCACACGTGGGCGCTCCCCGCGACTTCGTGCTGGGCGCCGTCGTCATGAACGGTCAGGGCCAGGTGCTGCATTTCGGCGGGCAGGTGATGAAGAACGTCGCGGGCTACGACGTCTCGCGCGTGCTGGCCGGCTCGCTCGGCACGCTCGGCGTGCTGCTCGAACTCTCCATCAAGGTATTGCCGTGTCCGGTGGCGGAGGCGACGCTGCGCTACGAGATGTCGCAGGCGCAAGCCATCGACCAGCTCAACCGCTGGGGCGGCCAGCCGCTGCCGCTTACGGGATCGGCGTGGCATGATGGCGTGCTGAGCGTTCGTCTGGGCGGGGCTTCCGCCGCGATCGACGCCGCGCGCATCGCCATGGGCGGCGAGCACGTCGGCACGGTGCAAGCCCAGGCGTACTGGGAAGCGCTGCGCGAGCAGACGCATCCCTTCTTCGCCGACGCACCCGTCGTGGGTGAGGGACAACCGCTGTGGCGTCTGTCGGTGCCGTCGACCACGCCGCCGCTCGCCCACGGCGACGCGCATCTGATCGAATGGGGTGGGGCGCAGCGCTGGTGGATCACACCGCGCGCGGCCGACGAAGTCCGCACAATTGCCGCTTCGGTCGGCGGGCATGCTACGCTGTTCCGTCATGGCGACAAGACGGCCGGCGTCTTCACCTCGCAACCGGCCGCACTGCACGCTATCGGCGAACGCCTGCAGGAGGCTTTCGATCCGAGCCGCATCTTCAACCGCCATCGGCTGTACCGCTAA
- a CDS encoding DoxX family protein, giving the protein MIDTKTAPYAALLLRVSLGILFLAHLSLKVFVFTVPGFVGFFGSLGLPPFLAYVTMAVELVGGLMLIAGFHARFAALPLAVLMLGTIVTVHGHNGWMFANKGGGWEFPAFWLVALLVVALLGDGAWSIRRPRTA; this is encoded by the coding sequence ATGATCGATACCAAAACCGCCCCGTACGCCGCGCTGCTGCTGCGCGTGTCGCTCGGCATCCTGTTCCTCGCCCACCTGTCGCTGAAGGTGTTCGTCTTCACCGTGCCGGGCTTCGTCGGCTTCTTCGGCTCGCTCGGCCTGCCGCCGTTCCTGGCCTATGTCACCATGGCCGTGGAACTCGTCGGCGGCCTGATGCTGATTGCGGGCTTCCACGCGCGCTTTGCCGCATTGCCGCTCGCCGTGCTGATGCTCGGCACCATCGTCACCGTGCACGGCCACAATGGCTGGATGTTCGCGAACAAGGGTGGCGGCTGGGAATTCCCCGCGTTCTGGCTGGTGGCGCTGCTGGTCGTCGCACTGCTCGGCGACGGCGCCTGGTCGATTCGCCGCCCGCGCACCGCCTGA
- a CDS encoding FAD-linked oxidase C-terminal domain-containing protein — MASNAPLPGSSPVLAPRPRQPLNVSLSAVTASVASAANADEPVFETVDEATRAARLAALRRAVPEVQWLTDREQITPYECDGLAAYRKLPLAVVLPADEDQVCRILRACREHNVPVVPRGAGTGLSGGAMPITDGIVLSLAKFKRILEVDAYARTATVQPGVRNLAVSEAAAPYGLYYAPDPSSQIACTIGGNVSENSGGVHCLKYGLTVHNVLRVRAVTMDGDVVEFGSHALDTPGLDLLSVFIGSEGMFCVVTEITVKLVPKPQVQQVIMASFDDVEAGGNAVAAIIAAGIIPAGLEMMDKPATQAVEEFVHAGYDLDAAAILLCESDGTPEEVAEEIARVSAVLRASGATRIQVSASEAERLRFWSGRKNAFPAAGRISPDYYCMDGTIPRRTIGTLLKRIEAMEVQYGLRCINVFHAGDGNMHPLILFNGNDLDEWHRAEAFGSDILEACVELGGTVTGEHGVGIEKINSMCVQFSPEERDAFFGVKRAFDPAGLLNADKAIPTRARCAEYGKLHVRGGLLPHPDLPRF, encoded by the coding sequence ATGGCGTCAAATGCCCCGCTTCCTGGTTCGTCCCCCGTCCTCGCGCCGCGCCCTCGGCAACCGCTGAATGTCAGTCTGAGTGCCGTCACGGCGAGCGTGGCAAGCGCGGCGAACGCCGACGAGCCGGTCTTCGAAACCGTTGACGAGGCTACGCGCGCCGCGCGCCTCGCCGCCTTGCGAAGGGCCGTGCCGGAGGTGCAATGGCTCACCGACCGCGAACAGATCACGCCGTACGAGTGCGACGGACTCGCCGCCTATCGCAAGTTGCCGCTGGCCGTCGTGTTGCCGGCCGACGAGGACCAGGTCTGCCGCATTCTGCGCGCCTGCCGCGAGCACAACGTGCCCGTGGTGCCCCGCGGCGCGGGCACCGGCCTGTCGGGCGGCGCCATGCCCATTACCGACGGCATCGTGCTCTCGCTCGCGAAGTTCAAACGCATTCTCGAAGTGGACGCCTACGCGCGCACGGCCACCGTACAGCCCGGGGTGCGCAACCTCGCCGTATCGGAAGCGGCCGCCCCCTACGGCCTTTATTACGCACCCGATCCGTCGTCGCAGATCGCCTGCACCATCGGCGGCAATGTCTCGGAGAATTCCGGCGGCGTGCACTGCCTGAAGTACGGCCTTACCGTGCACAACGTTCTGCGCGTGCGCGCCGTGACGATGGACGGCGATGTCGTGGAGTTCGGCTCGCACGCGCTCGACACGCCGGGGCTCGATCTGCTCTCGGTGTTCATCGGCAGCGAAGGCATGTTCTGCGTCGTCACGGAGATCACCGTGAAGCTCGTGCCGAAGCCCCAGGTGCAGCAGGTCATCATGGCGAGCTTCGATGACGTGGAAGCCGGTGGCAACGCCGTAGCCGCGATCATCGCCGCCGGCATCATTCCGGCGGGACTGGAGATGATGGACAAGCCCGCCACGCAGGCTGTCGAAGAGTTCGTGCACGCGGGCTACGATCTCGACGCCGCGGCCATCCTGCTGTGCGAATCCGACGGTACCCCCGAAGAAGTTGCCGAAGAAATCGCGCGCGTGTCGGCAGTGTTGCGTGCTTCAGGGGCGACGCGCATCCAAGTCTCCGCATCCGAAGCCGAGCGTCTGCGCTTCTGGTCGGGCCGCAAGAACGCGTTTCCGGCCGCCGGGCGCATCTCGCCGGACTATTACTGCATGGACGGCACGATTCCGCGCCGCACGATCGGCACGCTGCTCAAGCGCATCGAAGCCATGGAAGTGCAATACGGGCTGCGCTGTATCAACGTCTTCCACGCGGGCGACGGCAACATGCATCCGCTCATCCTGTTCAACGGCAACGATCTCGACGAATGGCATCGCGCCGAAGCGTTCGGCAGCGACATTCTGGAGGCGTGCGTCGAGCTCGGCGGCACCGTCACGGGAGAGCACGGCGTGGGCATCGAGAAGATCAACTCGATGTGCGTGCAATTCTCGCCGGAGGAGCGCGATGCGTTCTTCGGTGTGAAGCGCGCGTTCGATCCGGCAGGCCTGCTCAACGCCGACAAGGCCATCCCCACGCGGGCGCGCTGCGCCGAATACGGCAAGCTGCACGTGCGCGGCGGCCTGCTGCCTCATCCCGATTTGCCGAGGTTCTGA
- the glcF gene encoding glycolate oxidase subunit GlcF, with the protein MQTNLAEFLRQTPDGDEAEAILRKCVHCGFCTATCPTYQLLGDELDGPRGRIYLIKQMVEGQSVTRETQRHLDRCLTCRSCESTCPSGVQYGRLAEIGRRHVDAKVGRPAGERALRWTLARVLPNRALFSPALRLGQQFRSILPRALREKVPHRQRSGAWPHARHTRRMLMLEGCVQPAMLPNVNKATARVLDTLGIELVRPASAGCCGAIRLHLNYHDDGLDDARRNIDAWWPEIEAGAEAIVINASGCGATVKEYGHLLRHDPQYAGKAQRVSELARDLAEVLLDNIEALQRRVPNRKTGKIAYHPPCTLQHGQQLKGVVEKVLASVGVNVMLPQDSHICCGSAGTYSVTQPELSHQLRDAKWKSLDALEPELVVSANVGCICHLQATAKGEHARDHAPVQHWIELLDRMIATPQIAN; encoded by the coding sequence ATGCAAACGAACCTCGCAGAATTTCTCCGCCAGACGCCGGACGGCGACGAAGCCGAAGCCATCCTCCGCAAATGCGTGCATTGTGGCTTCTGCACCGCCACGTGCCCGACCTACCAGTTGCTGGGCGACGAACTCGACGGCCCGCGCGGACGCATCTACCTCATCAAACAAATGGTCGAAGGCCAGAGCGTGACGCGGGAAACGCAGCGCCACCTCGATCGCTGCCTGACCTGCCGCAGTTGCGAATCGACGTGCCCGTCGGGTGTGCAATACGGGCGTCTCGCCGAGATCGGCCGCCGTCACGTGGACGCCAAGGTCGGCCGCCCGGCCGGCGAGCGCGCGCTGCGCTGGACGCTCGCCCGCGTGCTGCCCAATCGCGCCCTCTTTTCGCCGGCGCTGCGTCTGGGCCAGCAGTTCCGCTCGATCCTGCCGCGCGCGCTGCGCGAGAAGGTACCGCACCGCCAACGCTCGGGCGCGTGGCCGCACGCCAGACACACCCGCCGCATGCTCATGCTCGAAGGCTGCGTGCAGCCGGCCATGCTGCCCAACGTCAACAAGGCGACCGCCCGCGTGCTCGACACCCTCGGGATCGAGCTCGTCCGCCCGGCGTCGGCAGGGTGTTGCGGCGCCATCCGTCTGCATCTGAACTATCACGACGACGGCCTGGACGACGCGCGCCGCAACATCGACGCCTGGTGGCCCGAAATCGAGGCAGGGGCGGAAGCCATCGTGATCAATGCATCGGGCTGCGGCGCGACGGTCAAGGAGTACGGCCACCTTCTGCGTCACGATCCGCAGTACGCCGGCAAGGCACAGCGCGTCTCCGAACTGGCGCGCGACCTCGCCGAAGTACTGCTCGACAACATCGAGGCGCTGCAGCGCCGCGTGCCGAACCGCAAGACGGGCAAGATCGCCTATCACCCGCCCTGCACGCTCCAGCATGGTCAGCAGCTCAAGGGGGTGGTGGAAAAAGTGCTCGCGTCGGTGGGTGTGAACGTCATGCTGCCGCAGGACAGCCACATCTGCTGCGGCTCGGCGGGCACGTACTCGGTCACGCAGCCCGAGCTGTCGCACCAATTGCGCGACGCGAAATGGAAGTCCCTCGACGCGCTCGAGCCGGAGCTGGTGGTCTCCGCCAACGTCGGCTGCATCTGCCACCTGCAGGCCACCGCCAAGGGCGAGCACGCCCGCGATCACGCGCCGGTCCAGCACTGGATCGAACTGCTCGATCGGATGATCGCTACCCCGCAAATCGCCAATTGA